The Tubulanus polymorphus chromosome 1, tnTubPoly1.2, whole genome shotgun sequence genome contains a region encoding:
- the LOC141907381 gene encoding putative sodium-coupled neutral amino acid transporter 11 gives MSENKDGSRNTTPLLISASTNKSSYNATEEHQKVPLVTDTEAATNSNENLKSGLFGACFNTSNSIIGAGIIGIPYAIGTSGIGLGSILLILTGLINDYSLIILIKAGTLCNKSTYQEVVQAAFGKPGYVVITFVQFLYPYLAMVSYNIIVGDNLTKLAEWIGGHSITGTILDSRQLYIAAANIVIMVPISLFRNVSRLEKFAAFSLSMIILFCAFLIYKLVIMVDTAVPHLPSDWEFAKPKFLQGVSIMAFAYLCHHNAFLIWDSLRIKTTSQWAKITHSSMSFVVVMMAIVGCCGYSTFRSEIQGNILENFCNNDIMANIARLMYTTNIMLTYPLECFVVREVIENVFFKSPQTLLRHVIETIIITGTTLAISLSTDCVSIVLEITGVVTAAPMIFLFPALCYMKLRNEPILSKANVLPTVVVVLGVGVVCVGLYQVIEHLIAGVTCSHGAEMPYCIKTNTTFTDEVSYRYDLLMVS, from the exons ATGTCCGAAAACAAAGATGGTTCACGTAATACAACACCATTATTGATATCTGCATCGACGAACAAATCTTCTTACAATGCAACGGAAGAACATCAAAAG GTTCCATTAGTAACAGACACCGAAGCGGCAACCAATAGTAACGAAAACCTAAAAAGTGGACTCTTTGGGGCGTGTTTCAATACATCGAACTCTATTATTGGAGCTGGAATAATCg GAATCCCTTATGCTATTGGAACGAGTGGAATCGGACTTGGCTCAATTTTATTGATTCTTACAGGCTTGATAAATG attattcattaattattcTGATTAAAGCTGGGACATTATGCAATAAGTCAACATATCAG GAGGTTGTTCAAGCAGCGTTCGGAAAACCGGGTTATGTCGTGATTACTTTCGTACAGTTTTTGTATCCGTATCTGGCAATGGTCAGCTATAACATAATTGTAGGAGACAATTTAACGAAGCTAGCCGAATGGATAGGCGGAC ATTCCATTACGGGTACCATATTAGACAGCCGTCAGCTTTATATCGCGGCAGCAAATATCGTCATCATGGTTCCCATATCTCTGTTCAGAAATGTGTCCAGATTAGAGAAG TTTGCTGCATTTTCGTTAAGCATGATCATTCTGTTTTGTGCATTTCTCATTTATAAACTGGTTATTATGGTCGACACAGCTGT TCCACATTTACCATCCGATTGGGAATTTGCTAAACCAAAATTTCTTCAGGGTGTCAGCATTATGGCCTTTG CCTATCTTTGTCACCACAATGCTTTCCTTATTTGGGATTCATTGAGGATTAAGACAACGTCGCAGTGGGCAAAGATTACGCATAGTAGTATGTCATTCGTCGTTGTAATGATGGCTATTGTCGGGTGCTGCGGTTACAGTACATTCCGCTCGGAAATTCAAG GAAATATCTTGGAGAATTTCTGCAACAACGACATCATGGCAAACATTGCGAGGCTTATGTATACAACCAACATAATGCTTACCTATCCCCTGGAGTGTTTCGTCGTGAGAGAG GTGATAGAAAACGTATTCTTTAAAAGTCCGCAGACTCTACTACGCCATGTTATTGAGACGATTATCATTACCGGTACAACACTGGCCATATCGCTATCCACTGACTGTGTGTCTATCGTTCTAGAAATAACC gggGTTGTGACAGCAGCGCCGATGATTTTCTTATTCCCGGCGCTATGTTATATGAAACTACGAAATGAACCCATTCTATCAAAGGCAAACGTGTTGCCAACAGTCGTTGTTGTGCTAGGTGTCGGGGTTGTATGTGTTGGCTTGTATCAGGTCATTGAACACCTGATCGCGGGCGTAACCTGCAGTCACGGTGCCGAAATGCCGTACTGTATAAAGACGAACACCACGTTCACTGATGAAGTCTCGTATCGTTATGATTTATTGAtggtttcatga